One genomic region from Doryrhamphus excisus isolate RoL2022-K1 chromosome 14, RoL_Dexc_1.0, whole genome shotgun sequence encodes:
- the chd4a gene encoding chromodomain-helicase-DNA-binding protein 4a isoform X3: MSGSEDDRDDYGAEDRLMHDDEEEDISENEAPKVVKKKKKAKKSRESKGSKRRSRREELPISSPELMDVGGADEGDDGGPGQRSDSEGSDYMPGRKKKKRASSSKEKKRSSAGAERSSSKKKEPEPEEDDDDDDDDFSEPKSSSQLLDDWGMEDIDHVFSEEDYRSLTNYKAFSQFVRPLIAAKNPKIAVSKMMMVLGAKWREFSTNNPLRGAAAANAALATANVPAAVDNMVAEAAPPPAAAPAPVEPQQPPAPPLRKAKTKEGKGPNARKKSKAASKPQEKKNNAKTKKVAPLKIKLGGFNSKRKRSSSEEDEPDVDSDFEDGSMNSISVSEGSNSRSSRSKKKPSSKAKPKRKKEAEDGDGYETDHQDYCEVCQQGGEIILCDTCPRAYHMVCLDPDMEKAPEGTWSCPHCEKEGIQWEAREEASEGEDDNGDAGEMEEDDHHMEFCRVCKDGGELLCCDSCPSSYHIHCLNPPLPEIPNGEWICPRCLCPPMKGKVQKILTWQWGEPPPPTPVPRPPDLPADAPDPAPLAGRPEREFFAKWSNMSYWHCSWVTELQLELYCQVMVRNYQRKNDMDEPPPIDFGDGDDDKSVKRKNKDPMYAQLEEKYLRFGIKMEWLMIHRILNHSVDRKNNVHYLIKWRELPYDQATWEADDMDVPEFDTYKLQYWNHRELMMGEDGKPGKKIKVKGRVKRPDRPPENPVVDPTIKFERQPEYLDSTGGTLHPYQLEGLNWLRFSWAQGTDTILADEMGLGKTVQTAVFLYSLYKEGHSKGPFLVSAPLSTIINWEREFEMWAPDMYVVTYVGDKDSRAVIRENEFSFEDNAIRGGKKASKMKKDSSIKFHVLLTSYELITIDMAILGSIDWACLVVDEAHRLKNNQSKFFRVLNNYPLQHKLLLTGTPLQNNLEELFHLLNFLTPERFSNLDGFLEEFADIAKEDQIKKLHDMLGPHMLRRLKADVFKHMPSKTELIVRVELSPLQKKYYKFILTKNFEALNTKGGGNQVSLLNVVMDLKKCCNHPFLFPGAAMEAPKLPNGMYEGNSLVKSAGKLMLLQKMMRKLKDGGHRVLIFSQMTKMLDLLEDFLENEGYKYERIDGSITGGMRQEAIDRFNAPGAQQFAFLLSTRAGGLGINLATADTVFIYDSDWNPHNDIQAFSRAHRIGQNKKVMIYRFVTKASVEERITQVAKKKMMLTHLVVRPGLGSKTGSMSKQELDDILKFGTEELFKDEGEGENKEEDSSVIHYDDKAIERLLDRNQDATDDTELQSMNEYLSSFKVAQYVVKDEDEEEEEVQREIIKQEESVDPDYWEKLLRHHYEQQQEDLARNLGKGKRIRKQVNYNDGSQEDRADWQDDQSDGQSDYSVASEEGDEDFDERTEANSRRPNRKGLRNERDKPLPPLLARVGGNIEVLGFNSRQRKAFLNAVMRYGMPPQDAFTTQWLVRDLRGKSEKEFKAYVSLFMRHLCEPGADGAETFADGVPREGLSRQHVLTRIGVMSLIRKKVQEFEHVNGQWSMPWMAELEENKRAAQPESPGKTPSTGTPADTQPNTPAPADESKSDEAVKDGERDMKKDGDTDKNGKDPTKAANEVISIPDDDEKSPSEEKKNGEEPMEVEKATNGEAESGKDGESEKKSPDGGDDSASPSEAKSEGAESKSQDSEVKEDKTEKMDTAPPTDDKKDAKEEKEAPRSEEATKLQNGDSGKESGASVSAATEEKKKTKTRFMFNIADGGFTELHSLWQNEERAATVTKKTNEIWHRRHDYWLLAGIIQHGYARWQDIQNDVKFAILNEPFKGEMNRGNFLEIKNKFLARRFKLLEQALVIEEQLRRAAYLNMSEDPSHPSMALNTRFSEVECLAESHQHLSKESMSGNKPANAVLHKVLKQLEELLSDMKADVTRLPATIARIPPVAVRLQMSERNILSRLASRGPETQTQAQTQQMSQQ, from the exons ATGTCTGGGAGCGAGGACGACAGAGATGATTATGGAGCGGAAGACCGGTTAATGCACG atgatgaggaagaggatATTTCAGAGAACGAGGCTCCGAAGgtggtgaagaagaagaagaaggccaaGAAGAGCCGTGAGAGTAAAGGCAGCAAGCGGCGCTCGCGCAGAGAG GAACTTCCCATCAGCTCCCCAGAGCTCATGGATGTGGGCGGGGCTGACGAGGGTGACGACGGCGGGCCAGGCCAGCGCTCGGACAGCGAGGGCAGCGACTACATGCCGGGccgcaagaagaagaagcgggcCAGCAGCAGCAAGGAGAAGAAGCGCAGCAGTGCCGGTGCCGAACGCAGCTCATCTAAGAAGAAGGAGCCCGAGCCGGAagaagacgacgacgacgatgatgacgacTTCTCG GAGCCGAAGTCATCCTCCCAGCTGCTGGATGACTGGGGCATGGAGGACATTGATCACGTCTTCTCGGAGGAGGACTACCGTTCTCTGACAAACTACAAGGCCTTCAGTCAGTTTGTCAG GCCCCTCATCGCAGCCAAGAACCCCAAAATAGCAGTGTCCAAGATGATGATGGTTCTGGGTGCAAAGTGGCGGGAGTTCAGCACCAACAACCCTCTGAGGGGAGCCGCTGCCGCCAATGCCGCCCTGGCCACAGCGAATGTGCCAGCTGCCGTTGACAATATGGTGGCTGAGGCCGCCCCACCCCCTGCGGCCGCCCCAGCTCCGGTGGAGCCTCAGCAGCCCCCCGCGCCTCCTCTCCGCAAGGCGAAGACCAAGGAAGGCAAAG GCCCCAACGCTCGCAAAAAGTCTAAAGCTGCGTCAAAACcacaagagaagaagaacaacGCAAAGACCAAAAAGGTGGCTCCTCTGAAAATCAAACTGGGAGGCTTCAACAGCAAGAGGAAACGCTCGTCG AGCGAGGAGGACGAGCCCGACGTGGACAGCGACTTTGAGGACGGCAGCATGAACAGCATCTCCGTCTCTGAAGGCTCCAACAGCCGCAGCAGCCGCAGCAAAAAGAAGCCTTCGTCCAAGGCCAAACCCAAGAGGAAGAAAG AAGCTGAGGACGGGGACGGCTATGAGACAGACCACCAGGACTACTGCGAGGTGTGTCAGCAGGGTGGCGAGATCATCCTGTGCGACACGTGTCCCAGAGCGTACCACATGGTCTGTCTGGACCCTGACATGGAGAAAGCTCCCGAGGGCACCTGGAGCTGCCCGCACTGC GAGAAAGAGGGCATCCAGTGGGAGGCAAGGGAGGAGGCCTCCGAAGGTGAGGACGACAACGGGGACGCCGGGGAGATGGAAGAAGATGACCATCACATGGAGTTCTGCAGGGTGTGTAAGGACGGAGGAGAGCTCCTCTGCTGCGACTCGTGCCCGTCGTCCTACCACATCCACTGCCTCAACCCGCCACTCCCTGAGATCCCCAATGGAGAATGGATCTGCCCCCGCTGCCTG TGTCCTCCCATGAAGGGTAAAGTCCAGAAGATCTTGACATGGCAGTGGGGTGAGCCTCCTCCCCCGACACCTGTGCCCCGCCCCCCAGACCTCCCAGCTGACGCGCCCGATCCCGCCCCGCTGGCAGGGCGGCCGGAGCGAGAGTTCTTTGCCAAATGGTCCAACATGTCGTACTGGCACTGCTCCTGGGTCACGGAActtcag CTGGAGCTCTACTGCCAGGTGATGGTTAGGAACTACCAGAGAAAGAACGACATGGATGAGCCGCCTCCCATCGACTTTGGAGACGGCGACGACGACAAGAGCGTCAAGAGGAAGAACAAGGACCCCATGTACGCACAGCTGGAGGAAAAGTACCTCCGCTTTGGAATAAAGATGGAATGGCTGATGATCCACCGCATCCTGAATCACAG TGTGGACAGAAAGAACAACGTGCACTATCTGATCAAGTGGCGGGAGCTGCCATACGACCAGGCCACCTGGGAGGCGGACGACATGGACGTTCCCGAGTTTGACACATACAAGCTGCAGTATTGGAACCACAG GGAGCTGATGATGGGCGAGGACGGGAAACCTGGGAAGAAGATCAAGGTGAAAGGTCGTGTGAAGCGCCCTGACAGACCCCCAGAGAATCCCGTGGTTGAT CCCACCATCAAGTTTGAACGGCAGCCGGAGTACCTGGACAGCACGGGGGGAACGCTACACCCCTACCAGCTGGAAGGCCTCAACTGGCTGCGCTTCTCCTGGGCTCAGGGCACCGACACCATCTTGGCCGACGAGATGGGTTTGGGCAAGACGGTCCAGACCGCTGTCTTCCTCTACTCACTGTATAAAGAG GGTCACTCCAAGGGTCCCTTCCTGGTCAGCGCGCCGCTCTCCACCATCATCAACTGGGAGAGAGAGTTTGAGATGTGGGCGCCAGACATGTACGTGGTGACGTATGTAGGAGACAAGGACAGCAGGGCCGTCATCAGAGAGAACGAGTTCTCCTTTGAGGACAATGCCATCCGAGGAGGGAAGAAAGCCTCTAAGATGAAG aaagaCTCTTCAATAAAGTTTCACGTCCTGCTGACATCTTACGAGCTAATTACCATCGACATGGCCATCCTGGGCTCAATTGACTGGGCATGTTTGGTGGTGGATGAGGCCCATAGGCTGAAAaacaaccagtccaag TTTTTCCGGGTCTTGAACAACTACCCACTGCAACACAAGCTGCTGCTCACCGGAACGCCCCTGCAAAATAACTTGGAGGAACTTTTCCATCTGCTGAACTTTCTCACGCCAGAGAGGTTCAG CAACCTGGATGGCTTCCTGGAGGAATTTGCAGACATTGCCAAAGAGGACCAGATCAAGAAGCTGCACGACATGTTGGGCCCACACATGCTCAGGAGGCTGAAGGCCGACGTCTTTAAGCACATGCCCTCCAAGACGGAGCTCATCGTCAGGGTGGAGCTCAGCCCCCTTCAAAA GAAATATTACAAATTCATCCTGACCAAGAACTTTGAAGCTCTGAACACGAAAGGAGGAGGCAACCAGGTTTCGCTGCTAAACGTTGTCATGGAcctcaagaaatgctgcaaccACCCCTTCCTCTTCCCCGGCGCTGCAATG GAGGCTCCAAAGCTGCCTAACGGCATGTACGAAGGCAACTCCCTGGTTAAGTCTGCTGGGAAACTGATGTTGCTGCAGAAGATGATGAGGAAGCTGAAGGACGGTGGACACAGGGTGCTTATCTTCTCTCAG ATGACAAAGATGTTGGACCTGCTGGAGGACTTCCTCGAGAACGAGGGCTACAAGTACGAGCGTATCGACGGCAGCATCACAGGAGGGATGAGGCAAGAGGCCATTGATCGCTTCAACG CTCCCGGCGCTCAGCAGTTTGCCTTTCTGCTGTCGACGAGGGCCGGAGGTCTGGGCATCAACTTGGCCACCGCCGACACTGTCTTCATCTACGACTCTGACTGGAATCCTCATAATGACATCCAA GCCTTCAGCAGAGCACATAGAATCGGACAGAACAAGAAGGTGATGATCTACCGCTTCGTCACCAAGGCCTCGGTGGAGGAGAGGATTACTCAG GTCGCAAAGAAAAAGATGATGCTGACCCACCTGGTCGTCCGACCTGGCCTAGGATCTAAAACGGGCTCCATGTCGAAGCAGGAACTGGACGACATTCTCAAGTTTGGAACAGAAGAGCTCTTCAAAGACGAGGGAGAGG GTGAGAACAAGGAGGAGGACAGCAGCGTCATCCACTATGACGACAAGGCCATCGAACGATTGCTGGACAGAAACCAGGACGCCACAGACGACACGGAGTTGCAGAGCATGAACGAGTACCTGAGCTCCTTCAAGGTGGCGCAGTATGTGGTCAAGGACGAGGATGAGGAG gaggaggaggtgcagcGTGAGATCATCAAGCAGGAGGAAAGTGTGGACCCCGACTACTGGGAGAAACTCTTGCGTCACCATTACGAGCAACAGCAGGAGGACTTGGCTCGCAACCTGGGCAAGGGCAAGCGCATTCGCAAGCAGGTCAACTACAACGACGGCTCGCAGGAAGACAGAG CCGATTGGCAGGATGACCAGTCTGATGGCCAATCGGATTACTCCGTGGCCTCAGAGGAGGGCGATGAGGACTTTGACGAGCGAACTGAAG CCAATTCACGGAGGCCAAACAGGAAGGGCCTGAGGAACGAACGCGACAAGCCGCTGCCCCCCCTGCTGGCCAGGGTGGGAGGCAACATCGAG GTGCTGGGTTTCAACTCCCGGCAGAGGAAGGCCTTCCTGAACGCAGTGATGCGTTACGGCATGCCCCCCCAAGACGCTTTCACCACCCAGTGGTTGGTCCGGGACCTCCGAGGCAAATCTGAGAAAGAGTTCAA GGCGTACGTGTCTCTGTTCATGCGTCACCTTTGCGAGCCTGGAGCCGACGGAGCAGAGACCTTTGCCGACGGTGTTCCCAGGGAAGGGTTGTCACGGCAACACGTACTAACCCGCATCGGCGTCATGTCGCTCATCCGCAAGAAG GTTCAGGAGTTCGAACACGTCAATGGCCAGTGGTCCATGCCGTGGATGGCCGAGCTGGAGGAGAACAAGCGAGCTGCTCAGCCCGAATCGCCGGGGAAAACGCCATCCACGGGAACGCCTGCTGACACCCAGCCCAACACGCCTGCTCCAG CGGACGAGTCAAAGAGCGACGAGGCCGTCAAAGATGGAGAGAGGGACATGAAGAAAGATGGCGACACGGACAAGAACGGCAAAGATCCCACAAAAGCCGCCAATGAG GTGATCTCCATCCCAGACGACGACGAGAAAAGTCCATCAGAGGAGAAGAAGAACGGGGAGGAGCCCATGGAGGTGGAGAAGGCAACCAATGGAGAGGCAGAGAGCGGGAAGGACGGTGAGAGCGAAAAGAAGAGTCCAGATGGTGGAGACGACTCGGCGTCTCCCTCAGAGGCCAAGAGTGAGGGGGCGGAGTCTAAGAGCCAAGACTCTGAAGTTAAAG AAGACAAGACAGAGAAGATGGACACGGCGCCGCCCACGGACGATAAGAAAG AtgcaaaggaagaaaaggaggcTCCAAGGTCGGAGGAGGCCACAAAGCTGCAGAATGGCGACAGTGGCAAGGAGAGCGGAGCGTCAGTCAGCGCTGCCAccgaggagaagaagaaaacaaagacCCGCTTCATGTTTAACATCGCTGACGGAGGATTCAcag AGCTCCACTCCTTATGGCAAAACGAGGAGCGGGCTGCCACGGTTACCAAGAAAACAAATGAGATCTGGCATCGTCGCCATGACTACTGGCTGCTGGCCGGCATCATTCA ACACGGTTACGCTCGCTGGCAGGACATCCAGAACGACGTGAAGTTCGCCATCCTCAACGAGCCTTTTAAAGGAGAGATGAATCGAGGAAACTTCCTGGAAATCAAGAACAAGTTCCTGGCCAGGAGGTTCAAG ctcttAGAGCAGGCGCTGGTGATCGAGGAGCAGCTGCGCCGCGCCGCCTACCTCAACATGTCTGAGGACCCCTCCCACCCCTCCATGGCCCTCAACACCCGCTTCAGCGAGGTGGAGTGTTTGGCCGAGTCCCACCAGCACCTCAGCAAGGAGTCCATGTCGGGCAATAAGCCGGCCAACGCCGTCCTGCACAAAG TGCTGAAGCAGCTGGAGGAGCTGCTGAGCGACATGAAGGCGGACGTCACACGCCTCCCGGCAACCATCGCACGGATACCACCGGTCGCCGTGCGCCTCCAGATGTCCGAGAGGAACATCCTGAGCCGCCTGGCGAGCCGAGGACCCGAGACCCAGACACAGGCACAGACGCAACAG ATGTCACAGCAGTAG